In a genomic window of Bombina bombina isolate aBomBom1 chromosome 8, aBomBom1.pri, whole genome shotgun sequence:
- the LOC128638851 gene encoding olfactory receptor 5A2-like encodes MKKVNYTITYFILTGLSDHSELYLFLFIMFLLIYTVSIIGNVCIIIAYKLSHNLQTPMYFHLTNLSILEIFYISSTVPKMLSNLVMGNKTISFQGCAIQMFSFLLFGSTECYMLAAMAYDRYNAICNPLLYNIIMNRGMCIKLIVGSYIIGLVNALTHTTLTFTSSFCGAKKIDHFFCDIPPLIKLLCTDTWINEMVVFFISGAVVVGSFLLVMISYINIIKTILTIHSTSGKKKAFSTCSSHFTVVTIFFGSGIFMYMRPKSSHTLDQDRWIAVMYAVIAPLLNPFIYSLRNSDMKIAFRNIVNQLMVTSK; translated from the coding sequence ATGAAAAAGGTAAATTATACCATAACATACTTTATTCTTACTGGACTCTCTGATCATTCTGAgctttatctttttcttttcattatgtttTTACTCATTTATACAGTTAGTATCATTGGAAATGTCTGTATAATTATTGCATACAAACTGAGTCATAATCTCCAAACTCCAATGTACTTCCATCTTACCAACCTCTCAATCTTAGAGATTTTTTACATTTCATCCACTGTTCCAAAAATGCTATCGAACTTAGTTATGGGGAACaaaactatctctttccaaggATGTGCAatacaaatgttttcttttttgctttttggtAGTACTGAATGCTATATGCTCGCAGCTATGGCTTACGATCGGTATAATGCCATATGCAATCCCCTCTTATATAATATCATTATGAACAGAGGAATGTGCATCAAGCTTATAGTTGGCTCATACATCATTGGTTTAGTGAATGCTCTAACACACACTACTCTAACCTTCACTTCCTCCTTTTGCGGAGCAAAGAAAATTGACCACTTTTTTTGTGACATTCCACCTTTAATAAAACTGTTGTGTACAGACACCTGGATTAATGAAATGGTTGTTTTTTTCATAAGTGGGGCTGTTGTTGTTGGTTCATTTTTGCTAGTAATGATCtcttacataaatataattaaaactatattaaccATCCATTCAACATCAGGGAAGAAGAAAGCATTCTCAACTTGCTCTTCTCACTTTACAGTTGTTACAATATTTTTTGGTTCtggtatttttatgtatatgaGACCTAAATCAAGTCATACACTGGATCAAGACAGATGGATTGCGGTCATGTACGCTGTTATTGCACCATTATTAAATCCTTTTATATACAGTCTCAGAAACAGCGATATGAAAATTGCTTTCAGAAATATAGTGAATCAATTAATGGTGAcctcaaaataa